The Benincasa hispida cultivar B227 chromosome 9, ASM972705v1, whole genome shotgun sequence genome has a segment encoding these proteins:
- the LOC120086731 gene encoding L10-interacting MYB domain-containing protein isoform X2: MGVQTRNSNDRLRTVWTPEMDRYFIDLMLEQVDKGNKFDDHLFSKRAWKNMISLFNSKFRFEYEKDVLKNRHKTLRNLYKAVKNLLDQRGFSWDEVRQMVTADNNVWDEYLKAHPEARSFRIKSIPYYNDLCIIYGDTTVEQKSENEAMYTKPLGTASEGDVESLQEIMIGEDYKISLPGNVIDEIPQHGSNITATTTICRSRTYWQPPMDRFFIDLMLEQVQKGNQIDGIFRKQSWSEMIASFNAKFGFNYDVDVLKNRYKTLRRQYNVIKNLLDLDGFLWDETRQMITADDYVWQDYIKGHTDARQFMTRPIPYYKDLCVICDPSFDERDCLSGQGIEQHHDAEDGKLSIGFQSPVTSVSSEEQASVKESTHLGPKNKRELESMSSFNHNKKLRGEDESMASALREMASVVSSLSEKKNDDNLSSISIETVIEAIQALPNMDEDLVLDACDLLEDERKAKTFIALDVKLRRKWLIRKLRPQG, encoded by the exons ATGGGTGTACAGACACGAAACAGTAATGATCGGTTGAGAACAGTTTGGACGCCTGAAATGGATCGATATTTCATTGATCTCATGCTAGAACAAGTTGACAAAGGGAACAAATTTGATGATCATTTGTTCAGCAAACGAGCCTGGAAAAACATGATCTCACTGTTCAATTCAAAGTTCAGATTCGAGTATGAAAAGGATGTTTTAAAGAATAGACATAAAACACTAAGGAATCTGTACAAAGCTGTGAAGAATCTTCTTGATCAGAGGGGTTTCAGCTGGGACGAAGTTCGACAAATGGTGACCGCTGATAATAATGTCTGGGATGAATATCTCAAG GCACACCCTGAAGCACGATCATTCAGAATTAAGAGCATTCCGTATTACAATGATCTGTGTATAATATACGGAGACACAACTGTTGAACAAAAAA GTGAGAATGAGGCAATGTATACGAAGCCACTGGGGACTGCTAGCGAGGGAGATGTCGAGTCACTTCAGGAAATCATGATTGGTGAAGACTATAAAATCTCTTTACCTGGAAATGTTATTGATGAGATACCACAACATGGGTCCAATATAACAGCAACCACCACCATTTGTCGTTCCCGAACATATTGGCAGCCTCCAATGGACAGGTTCTTCATAGACCTAATGCTGGAGCAAGTGCAGAAAGGCAATCAAATAGATGGGATTTTCCGCAAACAATCATGGTCTGAGATGATTGCATCATTCAATGCtaagtttggtttcaattatGATGTGGATGTATTGAAGAATAGGTACAAAACTCTAAGGCGGCAGTATAACGTCATAAAGAATCTGTTAGACTTGGATGGTTTTCTCTGGGATGAAACACGTCAAATGATTACCGCTGATGATTACGTTTGGCAAGACTATATCAAG GGACATACAGATGCTCGGCAATTCATGACACGGCCAATCCCGTACTATAAAGACCTGTGTGTGATCTGTGATCCTAGTTTCGACGAAAGAGACTGCTTATCAGGACAAGGTATAGAGCAGCACCATGACGCTGAGGACGGAAAACTTTCGATAGGTTTCCAATCTCCTGTTACATCGGTTTCAAGTGAAGAACAGGCGAGTGTGAAGGAATCAACACATTTGGGTCCAAAGAACAAAAGGGAATTAGAAAGTATGTCTAGTTTCAATCACAATAAGAAGCTAAGAGGGGAAGATGAAAGCATGGCTAGTGCTCTACGGGAGATGGCGAGCGTTGTTTCTTCCTTGTCggagaagaagaatgatgataaCTTGAGTTCCATCTCGATTGAGACAGTGATTGAAGCTATCCAAGCATTGCCAAACATGGATGAAGATCTTGTATTGGATGCTTGTGATCTCCTTGAGGATGAAAGGAAGGCAAAAACGTTTATTGCATTGGATGTTAAATTACGACGAAAATGGTTGATACGAAAACTTCGCCCCCAGGGATAG
- the LOC120086731 gene encoding L10-interacting MYB domain-containing protein isoform X1, translated as MGVQTRNSNDRLRTVWTPEMDRYFIDLMLEQVDKGNKFDDHLFSKRAWKNMISLFNSKFRFEYEKDVLKNRHKTLRNLYKAVKNLLDQRGFSWDEVRQMVTADNNVWDEYLKAHPEARSFRIKSIPYYNDLCIIYGDTTVEQKRIYLQESSHSGENEAMYTKPLGTASEGDVESLQEIMIGEDYKISLPGNVIDEIPQHGSNITATTTICRSRTYWQPPMDRFFIDLMLEQVQKGNQIDGIFRKQSWSEMIASFNAKFGFNYDVDVLKNRYKTLRRQYNVIKNLLDLDGFLWDETRQMITADDYVWQDYIKGHTDARQFMTRPIPYYKDLCVICDPSFDERDCLSGQGIEQHHDAEDGKLSIGFQSPVTSVSSEEQASVKESTHLGPKNKRELESMSSFNHNKKLRGEDESMASALREMASVVSSLSEKKNDDNLSSISIETVIEAIQALPNMDEDLVLDACDLLEDERKAKTFIALDVKLRRKWLIRKLRPQG; from the exons ATGGGTGTACAGACACGAAACAGTAATGATCGGTTGAGAACAGTTTGGACGCCTGAAATGGATCGATATTTCATTGATCTCATGCTAGAACAAGTTGACAAAGGGAACAAATTTGATGATCATTTGTTCAGCAAACGAGCCTGGAAAAACATGATCTCACTGTTCAATTCAAAGTTCAGATTCGAGTATGAAAAGGATGTTTTAAAGAATAGACATAAAACACTAAGGAATCTGTACAAAGCTGTGAAGAATCTTCTTGATCAGAGGGGTTTCAGCTGGGACGAAGTTCGACAAATGGTGACCGCTGATAATAATGTCTGGGATGAATATCTCAAG GCACACCCTGAAGCACGATCATTCAGAATTAAGAGCATTCCGTATTACAATGATCTGTGTATAATATACGGAGACACAACTGTTGAACAAAAAA GGATTTATTTACAGGAGTCATCTCATTCAGGTGAGAATGAGGCAATGTATACGAAGCCACTGGGGACTGCTAGCGAGGGAGATGTCGAGTCACTTCAGGAAATCATGATTGGTGAAGACTATAAAATCTCTTTACCTGGAAATGTTATTGATGAGATACCACAACATGGGTCCAATATAACAGCAACCACCACCATTTGTCGTTCCCGAACATATTGGCAGCCTCCAATGGACAGGTTCTTCATAGACCTAATGCTGGAGCAAGTGCAGAAAGGCAATCAAATAGATGGGATTTTCCGCAAACAATCATGGTCTGAGATGATTGCATCATTCAATGCtaagtttggtttcaattatGATGTGGATGTATTGAAGAATAGGTACAAAACTCTAAGGCGGCAGTATAACGTCATAAAGAATCTGTTAGACTTGGATGGTTTTCTCTGGGATGAAACACGTCAAATGATTACCGCTGATGATTACGTTTGGCAAGACTATATCAAG GGACATACAGATGCTCGGCAATTCATGACACGGCCAATCCCGTACTATAAAGACCTGTGTGTGATCTGTGATCCTAGTTTCGACGAAAGAGACTGCTTATCAGGACAAGGTATAGAGCAGCACCATGACGCTGAGGACGGAAAACTTTCGATAGGTTTCCAATCTCCTGTTACATCGGTTTCAAGTGAAGAACAGGCGAGTGTGAAGGAATCAACACATTTGGGTCCAAAGAACAAAAGGGAATTAGAAAGTATGTCTAGTTTCAATCACAATAAGAAGCTAAGAGGGGAAGATGAAAGCATGGCTAGTGCTCTACGGGAGATGGCGAGCGTTGTTTCTTCCTTGTCggagaagaagaatgatgataaCTTGAGTTCCATCTCGATTGAGACAGTGATTGAAGCTATCCAAGCATTGCCAAACATGGATGAAGATCTTGTATTGGATGCTTGTGATCTCCTTGAGGATGAAAGGAAGGCAAAAACGTTTATTGCATTGGATGTTAAATTACGACGAAAATGGTTGATACGAAAACTTCGCCCCCAGGGATAG
- the LOC120084410 gene encoding nicotinamide adenine dinucleotide transporter 1, chloroplastic, with product MASDSHAPTPRGLLCNAGAGAAAGVLAATFVCPLDVIKTRFQVHGLPNIGKGSLIVGSLQQIFNKEGLRGMYRGLAPTVLALLPNWAVYFTIYGQLKTFLGSDDENHQLSIGANMMAASGAGAATTIATNPLWVVKTRLQTQGMKSGVLPYRNTVSALRRIASEEGIRGLYSGLVPALAGVSHVAIQFPTYEKIKSYLARRDNTTTDKLTARDVAVASSVSKIFASTLTYPHEVVRSRLQEQGFHSEKRYSGVADCVKKVFQQDGLPGFYRGCATNLLRTTPAAVITFTSFEMIHRFLVNLFPPDPHPHTL from the exons ATGGCTTCCGATTCTCATGCCCCTACTCCGAGGGGTCTTCTCTGTAATGCTGGAGCTGGTGCTGCTGCTG GTGTTCTTGCTGCGACGTTTGTGTGTCCTTTGGATGTTATCAAGACTAGATTTCAGGTTCATGGACTACCAAACATTGGTAAAG GGAGTCTTATAGTTGGTAGTCTGCAACAAATTTTTAATAAGGAGGGGTTACGTGGAATGTATAGAGGTCTCGCACCTACTGTGCTTGCATTACTTCCTAACTGGGCT GTTTATTTCACAATATATGGGCAGCTTAAAACCTTTCTTGGCTCTGATG ATGAAAATCATCAGCTTTCAATAGGTGCTAATATGATGGCTGCTTCTGGTGCTGGGGCTGCCACAACTATTGCAACGAATCCTCTATGGGTAGTTAAGACCAGGCTTCAG ACGCAGGGAATGAAATCTGGTGTGCTACCATACAGAAATACAGTGTCTGCCTTGAGGAGAATAGCCTCTGAAGAAGGCATTCGTGGATTGTACAG CGGTCTTGTGCCTGCTTTGGCTGGTGTAAGTCACGTTGCGATCCAGTTTCCAacatatgaaaaaataaaaagttatttgGCTAGAAGAG ACAATACGACAACGGACAAACTCACTGCACGTGATGTTGCAGTTGCCTCGTCTGTCTCCAAGATATTTGCTTCCACCTTGACCTATCCACACGAG GTTGTACGATCCAGGCTTCAGGAACAGGGGTTTCACTCTGAGAAGCGTTATTCTGGTGTAGCTGATTGCGTAAAGAAAGTATTTCAGCAGGATGGTCTCCCCGGTTTCTATCGAGGGTGTGCAACCAACCTTCTCAGGACAACGCCTGCTGCTGTCATCACATTTACCAGCTTTGAAATGATTCATCGTTTTCTTGTCAACTTATTTCCTCCTGATCCACATCCGCATACATTATGA
- the LOC120086588 gene encoding chaperone protein DnaJ-like translates to MSGGGCCYYSVLGLCKQASADEIRAAYCKLAMKWHPDRWIKDPEMAAESKARFQQIQHAYSVLSNKGKRSIYDAGLISFLTDEDDEGFCDFMIEMVSLMKSATEQGKKKKKRKNSLEDLKGSLMAMMGADEQVEELGLDWGSPPPPPPLNATKRSRFVFFLRFETRFSP, encoded by the exons ATGTCCGGTGGTGGTTGTTGTTACTATTCTGTTCTTGGCCTGTGTAAGCAAGCTTCTGCCGATGAAATCCGAGCAGCTTACTGTAAACTAGCCATG aAATGGCATCCCGATAGGTGGATCAAAGACCCAGAAATGGCCGCTGAATCTAAAGCCCGGTTTCAGCAAATTCAACACGCTTATTCAG TTCTATCAAACAAGGGAAAAAGAAGCATATACGACGCCGGCTTGATTTCATTTCTGACCGACGAGGATGACGAA GGATTCTGCGATTTCATGATCGAAATGGTATCGTTGATGAAGAGCGCCACAGAGCAG gggaagaagaagaagaagaggaagaacaGTTTGGAGGATCTAAAAGGATCATTAATGGCGATGATGGGAGCCGATGAACAGGTTGAAGAATTAGGGCTCGACtggggttctcctcctccaccACCTCCTCTTAATGCTACAAAAAGAAGtcgatttgttttttttctgaGATTTGAAACAcgttttagtccctaa